A segment of the Ipomoea triloba cultivar NCNSP0323 chromosome 1, ASM357664v1 genome:
GAGGAACAAGTAAGATTggcaaaaaaattgaaaaggataAAGAAGAGTCCAGGTTGCAGTTGGATCTTGTTGAAAAACAATGTTAACATGTTCCTGTCAGGAGACCTGTCTCATATGAACTTTAATGAGATCAAGATAACATTATGGATGATTACAGATAAAATGAAAAGCATATACAGTATAGATGACGATGAGTTACTTTTATAGTTGTTAATGAACTTTGTGAACACATATATGTTCTACTGTTAGATCTTATTAATCAGAATCATCCACTTCTTGTTCAATTGCAATTGCAATTTCAAGTGTggtttattgaaaaaattattcaagctATGTTTTCCTGGTGTTTGCTAACAGGTTTTCACCCGAAAGGGCTGACTTGCAAAACTCGCATCACTCTTCATTTGCTTTTGTTTATACTTTGCAGAGCATTACCATCCCGAAGATTTTAAAGGGTGAGTGGTTTAAGGAAGGTTTTAAACCGCCTATTTTCAATGAGATGGAAAACGCGAATCTGGACGACGTGGAAGGTGTTTTTCAGCTCTCTGAAGTGAGTTTGCCAAACATATGCAATTTCAAGATGAAGTTTGGAGAAATAAGATTTAGCTCATTGGGTGCATTCTTTTTCATATTATACAGGAGTGTCATGTGACACAGAAGTGAAGAACATCCTACTCCCATGAATGCATTTGAGTTAATTTCTCTGTCAAAAGGACTCGACCTTGGGAATCTCTTTAATGAACAGGTACTCTGATCTTTATGCATCTATCCTAATTCCTAAATGCCAGTGAGGGCGGCCGGCGACGACTCGGTCATCGCAAGTCGCTGGAATAGTCGTCGCCGGGGGCCGGAACCCGGCCGGAATATGCAAATGgcctgttaaaaatgttaattgcaattttttttttcgattttaatggcttaattgttttgttttaccGAGTTTAGTGGCTTATTTGGGAGTTATTTgggttcgatggcttaattgttatttctcaaaatagtaatttatcccattttatttgtcctacttacggtttattagtcaaatcaactctttcttctttattattttttacttattttaaaatttttttttttgtgtctaatAATACTTTTCGTGTAGtttctaaatttataaattttgtatattaatactaaacttaatattataaaaatttgaattaaaaataacttcagtcaagtcttgTTAACtgaatcaaacacataaaaagAGATGGAGGGACTATGTAGTAGTGTAGGGCCCAGAAAAAGGTGAGAAAAATATAGAATGatggaaaagaaaataagtTCCTCTAAAGCCACAAATTGAGAATCTTAAAGGGAGAAGGGATGGAGATACCTACCTTAACAACTAAGTATTCtttattaattagaattatattatatttgaacTAGAAATCAGAAGTCATTAAATGACAAATAATTGAAATAGTTAGCTCTCGTCTCTCCAAAATCCAAATAATTGAAATAGTTAGCTCCTGTCTCTCTCTTCTGTCAATTAATTGCACAGCCTCTCGCCCTCTCATCTCCCTCCACTGCTCGCCcctttctctccctctctcatcACCCACTATAAGGCCGGTTAAATTCTAAACTTTCACCTTCTATCATCTCTCATGGCTACAAAGTGCGACTCAAGTAGGGATGTAATAAGTGAGCTGCCAGCAGACGTTAAGGAAAGAATTTTGGAGAGGTTACCCACTCGAGACGCTGCAAGAACTGCTATACTCTCGACTAGGTGGAGGGATGTTTGGTTGGGGCACGGGCGGATTGTGGTTGATTTGGACTTGTTTCAGTGTGTCGAAAGATGCGAAGGTGATAAAAGTGTAGCTTTTGTGAACATGATAAATGACATTCTCTTGCGCCATGCTGGACCTGTTAAGAAATTTACTCTATGCATTTGCTTACAAGATCTTAAGCTGCAACCATCTGATTTAGATCGATGGCTTCTATTTCTATCAAAGAAATGGTATTCAGGAACTTACAATCTCCATACCTGGTTCGGACCTTGATTATGAATATTAGTTGCCATATCGTATAGTCTCGTGCCCGACAATTAAGCAATTGATATTGGGCTATTTCAGTTTTGATTTGCCAAGAAAGCCCTGTTGTATATTCTCCGGTCTCACTTCATTAGTTTTTCAGAATGTTCAATTTAgtgataaaaataatgtaattgtCTACATCATTCCTAATCTTGAGAAGCTGGGATTCGATCATTGTTTAGGGATTAGTAATTTTGGGATCAGAGTTCCAAAACTTGAAAGCTTGTCTATTATTGGTTATATACAAGCGGCCGAATTGAGATGGGTTGCATTTCATTTAAAAGCAATTAAGACTCTTTGCTTGAGTAACTTCTGGTTGGTAAGAATCTCTACTTTTACATTCTCTTTATTTCTTGTAAGGGTTTTGTCCCAaggctgattttttttttttttttaatgttttttaagCCTGAAGATTTTGTATTAGCCACATCAATGTTCCCAACTGCAATAAACCTGCAAGTACTCAAGCTATATAGTTTGAATTTTGCTGACGGAATGGAGTTCACAGTTGCTTTACAATTGCTTCAAAAATCTCCCAACCTATGTGAACTGGAGATTCGAGCATGTTTCGTAAGAAATCGATCCTATGGAgatatattttcttaatttcctTATGCTTGTACTTGATTGCTTTTCAATTTTTGCTTGAGTTGTAGAGATGTTTATCTGAAGACACAAGACTTCCAGAGGATCACGGTTGTATTATTGGTCAAGATCTAAAGATGCTCCACACAGtaaagattaaattatttacagGATCCAAAGTGGAAATGTTTTTTGTGAAAATGTTGCTCTCTAAATCCCCTGCCTTAGAGAAAATtgttattcaaaattttaatgatcCCAATGGACCCAATCCCTCCATGGATCTCAAAATTTCAAGAGAATTGTTGCGCTTTCCTCGTGCATCTCCAAAAGCACAAGTTGTCTACATGGACTATAAACCTTGCCTACGGAGTGGTTGGCTTTCCACGGTTTTCCATAGTTTAATGTAGAAATGTAATCAATGGTGGTTGTGCCAGATAGTGGTTAACTTTTGTAAGATAATGACGGTATCTTATTTTCCTAAGTAGTTGACTTAAAGAATATAATGTCTCCCTTCAATTGTAGGTACTgggggtgcgtttggttcgcacatgagaatcgaaatcggaatgtgtatcaaatacttgataatggtaatgagttttagtaaaagtatttagggtgtgtttggttggtgggtttaggcatagggaatgggtatgaaagtaattgtttgtgtttggttgataggttttgtgaatgctactatgggtttggaataccccattaatgacaaaacccatacccttattaaataagggtttcatctcccttcctccttttttcctcaactattaataatcattcccattccacccaattaccaaacatgttaaatactttcaccaaaacccattccattaccaagtatttgatacccattccgattccgattcccatgtgcgaaccaaacgcacccttagtatgtttggtagttgggtggaatgagaatgattctTAATAATTGGGAAAGAAAggatgaagggagatgaaacctttatttaataagggtgtgtgttttctcattaatggggtattccaaacctatagtagcattcacaaaacctatcaaccaaacacaagcaatcactttcatacccattccttatgcctaaacccaacaaccaaacacaccctagatTTTATTTCTGATGATATAGATGCTGATAGTGTGATAGGTATAATAGGTGTGTACTTAGTTCTTATTGCATTAATATAGTTtcctttattttgattttggtgtTGGATTTAACCTACTTCATTTaagtcaatcattattgcatgtaccatggtccacacacagctgtgtgaaccaaaaataaaaagtacattatttttgtattgaaggtacattatttttatactgtaggtacattattttagggtacattatttttgtactgaaggtacattatttgatatatactgtcaaataatgtacctacagtataaaaataatgtactttttatttttggttcacacagctgtgtggaccatggtccatgcaataatttgcccatttAAGTACCCCATTGTACATATAGTTGGGTGAAGTtcatatttggaaaaaaaaaatttcttcaaagtaggaatttaaattacagtatttggtatgcaggaataagAGTACAAGGAAATTGAAGGGTAAtaagcgacaaaatgactaaaatgcccttatgttgttgtagtagtagtagtaataataataataataataataataataataataataataataataataagttataaaATGGCAtgataattagcataatatccCATTagcttaaataataataataataataataataataattattattattattattattatttttattatagaagtAGCTTCAacataatacataaaataaaataaaaacaacagaCAAACAAGAAGtaatttatgaattagaattagaattcTGAGGCCTGTGTAGTGTTAGAAGGGCAAAAAAGTCTTGACAAGCTATTTTTCCTCCAATTCCACGCTGAATTAGAATTCTTAGGGTGAGGCCATGAATTAGAATTCAGCATTgagagggaattgtaattcggaggaattgcaattttctCATACCAAACACAGTAATTTATGgattcattgaattgtaattcaattccTTCAAAACTACGGTCAACTAAACAGCCCGTTAGTTTTTACTTTGTCtagaaatttttttcaaatttgaccAGAAACAATTTTATGAACGTATTTATAGAGAGAATTTTTTCTGgatatcataatataataaagaatattttttttattcacttgaaggagtaaattattatttttaaaatgatattgcTCTCTTATTGAGGTTAATGTTATTAGCTCATGTCATACGATACGAGCAGCGGCGGAGCTAGGAAGTCagggttggggggggggggggccaaATTTAGTCGGCATTAGTATCAATCATAcaatatctttatatatatcatatatgattgtatagattattattgataattatttttaattatactatgtgcaatagtataatatatgaatatataattatatgagtatgATCGTTAAGGTTATCGAacattacttttaaatttttcacataacacaaaatatatacaatggaaaaaaaaataaaaaatttacacttttcatccctaagttatagggtaaatGTAGTTTAGGGACGAAAAAAATAGATTAAGAACGAAGGGTGAGTTCAACCTCTTATTAAAATGACGAAATTTGTCACGCCAATTATAGTTTAGGGACAAACAGTGAGCACGACCACcaatttagggacgaaaaagttgtcaattattaataatcaactaataaaactaaaatatatacCGCAAAAAAGTTACAGAGTAATGAAGttaaattagatatttaatGTCTTCTATCATTAAAATCTTAACAAAAGAAATAAgctaattaataaagaaaattatggttaatttgattatttgattgatttatttttatttaatgaatttaggctttaatatatgtattttgagTTCATTTGATATATacataatagatttttttaaaacaataggAGGAGCCAAAAgtgtaaaattttcatattataataatatatacatatatacctaCTAAaaatggggtgggggtgggggtgggggtggggggggggggccaAGGCCCCCCTAAGCCAAGGGGGGGCTCCGCCCCTGGATACGAGCAAGCGTCATGAGACCNggggggggggggggggggggggggggggggggggggggggccaaGGCCCCCCTAAGCCAAGGGGTGGCTCCGCCCCTGGATACGAGCAAGCGTCATGAGACCGGGATAAGCACAGTGATAAGGACCTTTTTTGCAGGagttattttttcttctcttacCTTTATTCTCTCTTATCCAAGTAGACTTCTACTGTTCCAAAAATCAGGTATGGAGTATGTTTTTTACACGATTTTTTAACATACACGTAGGAGACAGgatatgaaagaaaaaaaaaaaagcaaaaaaaggaTCTGACAAGAAAAAAAACCTAGGACTATTAACGCACCACCATGTGCCCGTGTGGGTGCTTGCTGTGCGCTTTTCACTGGTGCAGTGcactattttaaaaatcaattttacaGGAGATTAAAATACATTCTCTCTTTTTTCCACATTATATTTTACTATTTCAAAAATTCCTATAAAGATTCTAGTATGAATGCTgtaaggatgctctaaggaaGTTCCGTTAAAGCCACAAATTGAGAATCTTAGCCACAAATTGAGAATCTTAAGGGAGAAGGGACGGAGATACATACCCTAACAATTAAGAATTCtttattaattagaattatatttgAACTAGAAATCAGAACTCATTAAATAACAATCCTAAAAGATAATAATATTGATATCTCCAAAATCCAAATAATTGAAATAGTTAGCTcctgtctctctctcttccGTCAATTAATTGCATAGCCTCTCGCCCTCTCAGCTCTCTTCCACTGCTCGCCcctttctctccctctctcatcACCCACTATAAGGCCGGTTAAATTCTAAACTTTCACCTTCTATCTCTCATGGCTACAAAGTGCGGTTCAAGTAGGGATGCAATAAGTGAACTGCCAGCAGACGTTAAGGAAAGAATTTTGGAGAGGTTACCCACTCGAGACGCTGCAAGAACTGCTATACTCTCGACTAGGTGGAGGGATGTTTGGTTGGGGCAGGGGCGGATTGTGATTGATTTGGACTTGTTACAGGGTGTCCAAAGATGCGAAGGTGATAAAAGCTACGCTTTTGTGAACATCATAAATGACATTCTCTTGCGCCATGCTGGACCTGTTAAGAAATTTGCTCTATGCATTTACTTACAAGGTCATAAGTTGCAACAGTCTGATTTAGATCGATGGCTTCTATTTCTATCAAGAAATGGTATTCAGGAACTTACAATCTCCATACCTGGTTCAAACCTTGAATATAAATATCAGTT
Coding sequences within it:
- the LOC116011327 gene encoding F-box/FBD/LRR-repeat protein At1g13570-like yields the protein MATKCDSSRDVISELPADVKERILERLPTRDAARTAILSTRWRDVWLGHGRIVVDLDLFQCVERCEGDKSVAFVNMINDILLRHAGPVKKFTLCICLQDLKLQPSDLDRWLLFLSKKWYSGTYNLHTWFGP